A portion of the Pectobacterium brasiliense genome contains these proteins:
- a CDS encoding response regulator transcription factor, whose translation MINVALVDDHIVVRSGFAQLLTLENDIQVVGQYASAAQAWPHLLKQPIDVAVIDIAMPDESGLSLLTRLRQQRPNFRAIILSIYDTTAFVQSALDAGAGGYLTKRCGPEELVQAVRVVSSGGLYLCADALHAIRHQQQPPKELLALTPREREIFSLLINGISVKSIAEQLELSHKTVHVHRANILSKLQCESTVELVHFALQHQLLAGK comes from the coding sequence ATGATTAATGTGGCTTTAGTTGACGATCACATCGTTGTACGGTCTGGCTTTGCACAGCTTCTGACATTAGAAAATGATATTCAGGTTGTTGGACAATATGCTTCAGCGGCACAGGCGTGGCCCCATCTACTCAAACAACCGATTGACGTTGCCGTGATTGATATTGCCATGCCGGATGAAAGCGGCCTGTCGCTATTAACCCGTCTGCGTCAACAGCGTCCTAATTTTCGCGCCATTATTCTGAGCATCTATGACACCACCGCATTTGTACAAAGCGCGCTGGATGCGGGTGCAGGCGGCTATCTCACGAAGCGCTGTGGCCCGGAAGAGTTAGTGCAAGCGGTTCGTGTGGTCAGCAGCGGTGGCCTGTACCTGTGTGCTGATGCGCTGCACGCCATTCGCCATCAGCAGCAGCCACCGAAAGAGCTGCTGGCACTGACCCCGCGCGAGCGGGAAATATTCAGCCTGTTGATCAACGGAATTAGTGTAAAAAGCATCGCTGAACAGCTCGAACTCAGCCATAAGACCGTTCACGTTCACCGTGCCAATATTCTCAGTAAATTACAGTGTGAATCTACGGTAGAACTGGTGCACTTTGCACTGCAACACCAACTGCTGGCTGGGAAATAA